A single genomic interval of Plodia interpunctella isolate USDA-ARS_2022_Savannah chromosome 14, ilPloInte3.2, whole genome shotgun sequence harbors:
- the LOC128675370 gene encoding uncharacterized protein LOC128675370, whose protein sequence is MTGRKSLFIFLMGLAWKCRFSMPLLLSGTVAVLGRAWMFQIRVHTVRRLHENELAYYDEEEEQEEDEGSWETDSTDSWETIVEEVAYG, encoded by the exons ATGACGGGCCGCAAGAGTCTGTTTATATTCCTCATGGGGCTGGCGTGGAAGTGCCGCTTCAGTATGCCGCTGCTGCTGAGCGGCACCGTGGCAGTGCTCGGCCGCGCCTGGATGTTCCAGATCCGCGTGCACACCGTGCGCAGGCTGCACGAGAACGAG CTGGCGTACTATGATGAGGAAGAAGAACAAGAAGAGGACGAAGGGTCTTGGGAGACCGACTCCACGGACTCCTGGGAGACCATCGTGGAAGAGGTGGCTTACGGCTGA
- the LOC128675583 gene encoding mitochondrial 2-oxoglutarate/malate carrier protein-like — protein MTKGKPPERYIPNILKFAFGGSSGMLATCIVQPLDLIKTRMQLSGGKRSSFSVGSEIVTKEGFMALYSGLSAGLLRQATYTTTRLGVFNYFFDTYKETQGKAPGFGTKTLMGVGAGSIGAFVGTPAEVALIRMTADGRLPKDQRRNYRNVADALMRIVKEEGALKLWRGATPTVIRAMVVNAAQLGTYQQAREMFLAVVRDGVALHFCASMVSGLVTTIASMPVDIIKTRIQNAAKGQSQLSVVTNLLRNEGLFSLWKGFLPYYARLGPHTVLTFIFLEQMNAAYFRLTEPMPTKKL, from the exons ATGACTAAGGGTAAACCCCCAGAGCGGTATATTCCAAATATCTTGAAATTTGCCTTCGGGGGCTCTTCTGG cATGTTGGCAACGTGTATAGTACAGCCGTTAGACTTGATAAAGACGCGGATGCAGCTGAGCGGAGGAAAGCGGTCGTCGTTTAGCGTTGGCTCGGAGATCGTCACTAAGGAAGGCTTCATGGCGCTCTACTCGGGGCTGTCCGCAGGCCTCCTTCGACAGGCTACCTACACTACCACTAGATTGggtgtttttaattacttttttgatACTTACAAGGA GACCCAAGGTAAAGCGCCAGGTTTTGGGACAAAAACCCTGATGGGCGTGGGTGCTGGGTCCATCGGCGCGTTCGTGGGCACCCCAGCCGAGGTGGCTCTCATTCGGATGACGGCAGACGGGAGACTGCCCAAGGATCAGAGGAGGAACTACAGAAATGTCGCTGATGCCTTGATGAG AATAGTAAAAGAAGAGGGTGCACTAAAACTCTGGCGAGGCGCTACGCCGACAGTAATCCGCGCTATGGTGGTGAATGCGGCGCAACTTGGCACCTACCAACAG GCTCGTGAGATGTTCCTAGCGGTGGTGCGCGACGGCGTCGCGCTGCACTTCTGCGCGTCCATGGTGTCCGGCCTCGTCACCACCATCGCGTCCATGCCTGTGGACATCATTAAAACTAG GATCCAAAATGCCGCGAAAGGGCAAAGCCAGTTGTCCGTAGTAACCAACCTCCTGCGTAACGAAGGATTGTTTTCATTATGGAAGGGTTTCCTCCCGTACTACGCCCGACTCGGCCCCCACACAGTCCTTACTTTCATATTCTTGGAACAAATGAACGCTGCTTACTTTAGGCTCACTGAACCAATGCCCACTAAGAAATTATAG